A genome region from Marinitoga litoralis includes the following:
- a CDS encoding DUF2202 domain-containing protein, whose translation MKKSILVGIMALILVVVSFAGGFFNNPSASVYTLPVETLSASETEGLLLMREEEKLARDIYLTLYDTWGIQTFYNIAQAEQTHMNAVKSILDKYDLQDPITDYTVGVFNNKELQKLYYDLVAEGQKSVIDALKVGATIEDLDIYDLDKLIKETDNQDIKLVYENLISGSENHMRAFVGQLDRYNATYSAQYITNEELQEILLNIK comes from the coding sequence ATGAAAAAAAGTATATTAGTAGGAATAATGGCATTAATTTTAGTAGTAGTATCATTTGCAGGTGGATTTTTTAATAATCCTAGTGCATCAGTATATACCTTACCAGTTGAAACATTGTCAGCAAGTGAAACAGAAGGATTATTACTAATGAGAGAGGAAGAAAAATTAGCTAGGGATATTTATTTAACATTGTATGATACATGGGGTATTCAAACATTTTACAATATAGCACAAGCAGAACAAACACATATGAATGCAGTAAAAAGTATATTGGATAAATATGATTTACAAGACCCAATAACTGATTATACAGTAGGAGTTTTCAATAATAAAGAATTGCAAAAATTATATTATGATTTAGTAGCAGAAGGTCAAAAATCAGTTATAGATGCTTTAAAAGTAGGAGCAACAATAGAAGATTTGGATATATATGATTTAGATAAATTAATAAAAGAAACAGATAATCAAGATATAAAATTAGTTTATGAAAATTTAATATCTGGATCAGAAAATCACATGAGAGCATTTGTGGGGCAATTAGATAGATATAATGCAACATATTCAGCTCAATACATAACCAATGAAGAATTGCAAGAAATATTATTAAATATTAAATAA
- a CDS encoding AAA family ATPase, which produces MIISEMGTLPINIKITSWDDFFGLLKALLMQKKYDAIIFDEFQYIPQQDPAFISIFQRWWDLEFSKKNINIILCGSYTGMMEKIVLEHTVHYTEEEQDNIRLCLWISLILQNSY; this is translated from the coding sequence ATGATAATATCTGAAATGGGTACATTGCCAATAAATATAAAAATTACTTCTTGGGATGATTTTTTTGGACTATTAAAAGCGTTATTAATGCAAAAAAAATATGATGCTATAATTTTTGATGAATTTCAATATATTCCTCAACAAGACCCTGCATTTATTTCAATTTTTCAAAGATGGTGGGATTTAGAATTTAGTAAAAAGAATATAAATATAATATTATGTGGTTCTTATACTGGTATGATGGAAAAAATTGTTTTAGAACATACAGTCCATTATACGGAAGAAGAACAGGACAATATAAGATTGTGCCTATGGATTTCTTTGATTCTGCAAAATTCCTATTAA
- a CDS encoding DUF234 domain-containing protein, translating into MTFEKISKQYIERIESPQIVGKWWDKDIEIDLVARHEDKLIVGECKYTNKKVDDRVLQKLQLKTYKMLDEIKFEPKEIIYYLFSKSGFENIQESKNIKLIDLNTISAIIKE; encoded by the coding sequence TTGACCTTTGAGAAAATATCTAAACAGTATATAGAAAGAATTGAATCACCTCAAATTGTAGGAAAATGGTGGGATAAAGATATTGAAATAGATTTAGTAGCAAGACATGAAGATAAATTAATTGTTGGTGAATGTAAATATACTAATAAAAAAGTTGATGATAGAGTACTCCAGAAATTACAATTAAAGACCTATAAAATGCTTGATGAAATTAAATTCGAACCTAAAGAAATAATATATTATTTATTCTCAAAATCAGGATTTGAAAATATTCAAGAATCTAAAAATATCAAACTAATAGATTTAAACACAATAAGTGCAATAATAAAAGAATAA
- a CDS encoding ATP-binding protein: MKFYNRKKEISFFENNIINEKKKKFVVMYGRRRIGKTTLIKEVFKNKKNVLYYFVEVKKEETLLKDLSLSFSKAIYSNWYDLFSDLFDKYDYVIFDEFQNFFKANQEILYALQHAWDENKNNTKLIVLGSYVGMMKKIFTDEKMPLYGRNDYIMNIKDFSLKDSIIMLKDFGYNIIEAFEIYAMVGGIPKYLWLFEKKKSLKELIYDIFLDDFSPLREEAKNILISEFGSEHKSYFSILETLAGDMKTSSEIADISGIPITNVSKYIKELSEIYEIISKKSPLLYQKKKSMKYAIIDNYYNFYYNNIYKNYSLLEYSPEKALEKIYNNFSSYMGFQFEEISKKFIIENPEIFGFIPEEIGSTWGRVPYEKNESFDIDIIAKDKNNILFGECKWTNKKVGVEVYDKLKLRSEFLKPKALNKKYVIFSKSGFTDDLLNLKNDNLFLFTPEDMENVMFD; encoded by the coding sequence ATGAAATTTTATAATAGAAAAAAAGAAATTTCTTTTTTTGAAAATAATATTATTAATGAAAAAAAGAAAAAATTTGTTGTAATGTATGGCAGAAGGCGAATTGGTAAAACAACTTTAATTAAAGAAGTATTTAAAAATAAAAAGAATGTTTTATATTATTTTGTCGAAGTAAAAAAAGAAGAAACATTACTTAAAGATCTTAGCTTATCTTTTTCAAAAGCTATATATTCTAATTGGTATGATCTTTTTTCAGATTTATTTGATAAATATGATTATGTAATATTCGACGAATTTCAAAATTTTTTCAAAGCTAATCAAGAGATATTATATGCACTTCAACATGCCTGGGATGAAAATAAAAACAATACTAAATTAATAGTATTAGGCTCTTATGTTGGAATGATGAAAAAAATATTCACTGATGAGAAAATGCCTTTGTATGGAAGAAATGATTATATTATGAATATTAAAGATTTTTCATTAAAGGATTCAATTATTATGCTAAAAGATTTTGGATATAATATAATAGAAGCTTTTGAAATTTATGCTATGGTAGGTGGAATACCAAAATATTTGTGGTTATTTGAAAAAAAGAAAAGTTTAAAGGAACTTATATATGATATTTTCCTTGACGATTTTTCTCCTTTAAGAGAAGAAGCAAAAAACATATTGATTTCAGAATTTGGTTCAGAACATAAATCATATTTTTCTATACTTGAAACATTAGCTGGCGATATGAAAACAAGTTCAGAAATAGCAGATATTTCCGGTATACCAATTACTAATGTCTCTAAATATATAAAAGAGTTATCCGAGATATATGAAATTATTTCTAAAAAGTCTCCTCTATTATATCAAAAAAAGAAAAGCATGAAATATGCTATTATAGATAATTATTATAATTTTTATTATAATAATATATACAAAAATTACTCTCTATTAGAGTATTCTCCAGAAAAAGCATTAGAAAAAATATATAATAATTTTTCTTCATATATGGGATTCCAATTTGAAGAAATTTCAAAAAAATTTATTATTGAAAATCCAGAAATATTTGGATTTATTCCAGAAGAAATTGGATCAACTTGGGGTAGAGTACCCTACGAAAAAAATGAATCGTTTGATATTGATATAATTGCAAAAGATAAAAACAATATTCTATTTGGAGAATGCAAATGGACTAATAAAAAAGTAGGTGTTGAGGTATATGATAAATTAAAACTAAGAAGTGAATTTTTAAAACCTAAAGCTTTAAATAAAAAATATGTAATCTTTTCAAAAAGTGGCTTTACTGATGATTTATTGAATTTAAAAAATGATAACTTATTTTTATTTACACCTGAAGATATGGAAAATGTTATGTTTGATTAA
- a CDS encoding class I SAM-dependent methyltransferase — translation MEKKLKSSYDKLAEHYAKDVDTKSFNAYYERPAMINAIGNVKGLRALDAGCGAGFYTEWLINNGAKEVVAIDFSEKMVESTKKRIGDKAKVYVSNLNEKLNLEDNYFDLIISSLTLHYVKDLDFTLKELSRILKPNGKLIFSIHHPIMTYLYFSLENYFEEVLLEDVINKIPVYFYHRSFDSISNSLFNNNFLIERIIEPKPIKKFKEQDEKNYKKLNKKPHFIIFKTIKRI, via the coding sequence ATGGAAAAGAAATTGAAAAGTAGTTATGATAAATTAGCAGAACATTATGCAAAAGATGTAGATACAAAATCTTTTAATGCATACTATGAAAGACCAGCAATGATAAATGCAATTGGAAATGTAAAAGGATTAAGAGCATTAGATGCAGGATGTGGAGCTGGTTTTTATACTGAATGGCTAATAAATAATGGAGCAAAAGAAGTTGTTGCAATAGATTTTTCAGAGAAAATGGTTGAATCAACTAAAAAGAGAATTGGTGATAAAGCTAAAGTATACGTTTCAAATTTAAATGAGAAACTCAATTTAGAAGATAATTATTTTGATTTAATAATTTCATCTTTAACTTTGCATTATGTAAAAGATTTAGATTTTACTTTAAAAGAATTAAGTAGAATATTAAAACCAAATGGGAAGTTAATATTTTCTATTCATCATCCTATAATGACATATTTATACTTTAGTTTAGAAAATTATTTTGAAGAGGTATTACTTGAAGATGTGATAAATAAGATTCCAGTATATTTTTATCATAGATCTTTTGATAGCATTTCTAATAGCTTATTTAATAATAACTTTTTAATAGAAAGAATTATAGAACCAAAACCAATAAAAAAATTCAAAGAGCAAGATGAGAAAAATTATAAGAAATTAAATAAAAAGCCTCATTTTATTATATTTAAAACAATAAAAAGAATATAA
- a CDS encoding DNA alkylation repair protein encodes MSNKLEEIIKEMNENYNEKKAKGNYKFFQTHPGGYGEGDEFLGLTVPIQRKIAKKYKDLTLEDVEKLLQSKYHEHRLTALYILILNFKKKKEEVIDFYLRNLDRVNNWDLVDSSAPYLLGPYLEDKDRSILYELAKSDNLWKQRIAIISTLYFIKNNDFEDALKISEMLLNHKHDLIHKAVGWMLREIGKRNKKIEEEFLKKYYKNMPRTMLRYAIEKFPEEERQKILKGTW; translated from the coding sequence ATGAGTAATAAGTTAGAAGAAATTATCAAAGAAATGAATGAAAATTATAATGAAAAGAAGGCTAAAGGGAATTATAAGTTCTTTCAAACTCATCCAGGCGGATATGGTGAGGGTGATGAGTTTTTAGGATTAACCGTTCCCATACAGAGAAAAATAGCAAAAAAATATAAAGATTTAACCTTAGAAGATGTTGAAAAACTTTTACAGTCAAAATATCATGAACATAGATTAACTGCATTATATATATTAATTCTTAATTTCAAAAAGAAAAAAGAAGAAGTAATTGATTTTTATTTAAGAAATTTAGATAGAGTAAATAATTGGGATTTAGTAGATTCATCTGCACCATATTTATTAGGTCCATATTTAGAAGATAAAGACAGAAGTATATTGTATGAATTAGCTAAATCTGATAATCTTTGGAAACAAAGAATTGCAATTATATCTACATTATATTTTATTAAAAATAATGATTTTGAAGATGCTTTAAAAATAAGTGAAATGCTATTAAACCACAAACACGATTTAATCCACAAAGCAGTTGGATGGATGCTACGAGAAATTGGTAAAAGAAATAAAAAAATTGAAGAGGAATTTTTAAAAAAATATTATAAAAATATGCCAAGAACAATGCTTAGATATGCTATAGAAAAATTCCCAGAAGAAGAAAGACAAAAAATTCTTAAGGGTACATGGTAA